The Clostridia bacterium genomic sequence GTGTTGTTGCAGGTAACGGCTACTATAAACCTATGTGGGGACAATGGTGCGTGTTTACCGTTTGCGAAAACCCGAATAACTTTATCCAATTCTGCGACTATATGCTGTCAGATGAAGTATGGGATATGATTGCAAACGGTGTTGAAGGCATTACCTATGAAATGATTGGCGGTATCAAAACACCTATCGTGGTTGAGCCGGGTGAGCAGGGCAGAGGCGCTTCCTTCCCTTCCGGCATTATAAGAAAAGCAGGAGACCCTGAATTTTTTGCTTTGCGAGGCGTTAAACCGGACAAGACTGCTTATATGGAAGAACCTACTCTTCATAGTTTTTATATCGGTCAGGTTACGCAGATTGACGGATTGGATAACGGCTTTGTGCCCGAAGCATCCTCCAAAACTCAATTTATCAATGCGCAGGATGATTTGGCGCAGGTAATTACCAAAATCTGCGCAGGTAAAATGCGTGTTTCTGAATACGATAAAGCATTAGATGCATGGTATAAAGCAGGCGGTAAAGACTATGTGGAACAGATGAATGCTTACATTTCCAAAAACCAAAGCTCTGATTCTGCGACGAAGATTGAAAAGCCCGTGCAGCCGGATCAATGGACAGCGGAATATAATGCCTTACTTGAAAAATACGAGCAATAAATGAGGTGACATGTATATGAAAAGATTGACAGCATTACTGACAGCCTTGTGTGTGCTTTTATCCTGCATTACCGTTTTTGGAGCAAGCAAGGCAAGTCAGCAAGTCTACAGCACCGAAACCGCAGAAAACGACATTGTTTTTCATCATAAAGATGCCGAAAAAACAGGCACCTGGACAGAGTCCTGGGCGATGAAAAATTATGATGGAAAAGCACACGAATGGTCCAACGAAAGCGGTGCAACCATTACCTTTGCCATCAAGGATGTGAAGGCAGGCAACTATGAAGCGTACTATTGGGTTTGTCCGCATATGTACAATATAGAAAAAATGGAGTTTACCGTTTCCCATAACGGCAAAGAGTCTAAAACCTTTGTGCATCAGAGACTGGATGACGGAGAAAAGGTAACGGCAGGCTGGGTATCTGTGGGCGTGTTCGATTTTACGGGCAAAGGTGATGAAAAATTCTTCCACGAAAATCCGGGCGGTAACACAAGAGCAACCGCTATAAAGCTTATACCCACCCAAAAAGAGGTTTCTTTACCTGATACCAAGCAGGAAGAAGCACAAAAACCTGTTGAGGATGTGCCTGTAATTGGCGAAAAGCGTCCCCATTCCGATTCGCAGCTTAAAAATATCACCGTAGCACCTGCAGGTAAATGCACCTGGATGGGAGACTGGACATACAGCTCTGCTGTATTGGGACCTATGGTAAATTACGGACAGAGTATGTGGATTGCAGGTGTCGGAGAAGAGGCAACCGTTACCTATAACCCCGAAATTTCTGCAGTTGGCGATGTAAATGTGTTTGTATATCTCTTGTATTGGGCTTCAAATCAGAACAATCAGGTAAAATATGAGGTGCATCACAACGGCAAAGTGGACGAAGTGGTTTTAGATCCCACCACTTTAACCGAAAGCTCGTGGGTATACCTTGGTACCTATGATTTCAAAGGTACACCCGAATCTGAATTTGTAAAATTGGTTTGCGTGGAAAACGAAAATGCAAAAGCAAACACCAGAGCTTCTACCGTAATGTTTGAAATTGTAAATTCTGCCAACGGCGGTATCTGGCAAACACGCTATGTAACACCTTACCGGAGTCTGGAATCCATCATGGAAAGTGCAAATCTTGCCACCTTAGATAAATTTGACGATATGAAAGACCACTGGGCACATTATGATGTGGAATATATGGCAAACGAAGGTCTTGTTTCGGGTGTTTCGGACACCGAATTTGACCCCGAAGCTAAAATTTCCAGAGCAGAATATGTGACTATTTTAGACAGAGCACTTGGCTATAAGCTTGTATCGGGCGAAAGTTATCCCGATGTTCCCGAAACCGAATGGTATGCAACCTATGTGGCAACTGCGAAAGAAAACGGCTTGCTTAACGGCTTGCCCACCGATGACGGGTTTAAACCCGAACAACCCATTACCCGTCAGGAAATGGCACTTTTTACCTATAATGCGATTAAACAAATCGGCAGAAACGACGAATGGCTTTCAGATATGCCCGATGATTACGCAAAATTTACCGATACGGATTCGGTATCCGAATGGGCAGAGGAAGCCCTGAAATATCTGATTAAAACAGGTATTATTAAAGGCACCTCCGAAACCACCGTTTCGGCTTTGGAAAATGCAACAAGAGCACAAGGCGCGGTTATTTTAAAACGTTTTATGCAAATGTTCGTGTGGGCAGGACCACCGACCGATAAAGAATGGGTTTTGACTTTTAATGATGAATTCAATGGCACAGAGCCGGACTGGAGTGTATGGCAGTCCGATGCCTCTGCACCGGGACATATTTTGTCCTCCCGTTGGCCTGAAAATGTAGAAGTACACGACGGAGCAATGCATCTTGTGGTGCGTCGCGAAGAACGAGAAGGAAAATTCTGGACATCGGGCAGTGTTTGGGTGCGTACCAATGTATTCCATCAAAAATACGGCTATTGGGAAGCACGTTATAAATACACTGCATCACCCGGTATCAACAACGCGTTCTGGACCATTTATCCCGTTTCGGGCACAGGGTTGTTTGAGTTGGATATCAATGAGGGACACTATCCCAACAAAGTAAACACCAACTATCACACCACCGTTACAGGAGAACGCAAGCAGCATTCGCAAGGCTACACATCTCCCTATGATTTGTCGGCAGACTATCATACCTATGCATTGGAATGGACACCCGAAAAG encodes the following:
- a CDS encoding S-layer homology domain-containing protein; amino-acid sequence: MKRLTALLTALCVLLSCITVFGASKASQQVYSTETAENDIVFHHKDAEKTGTWTESWAMKNYDGKAHEWSNESGATITFAIKDVKAGNYEAYYWVCPHMYNIEKMEFTVSHNGKESKTFVHQRLDDGEKVTAGWVSVGVFDFTGKGDEKFFHENPGGNTRATAIKLIPTQKEVSLPDTKQEEAQKPVEDVPVIGEKRPHSDSQLKNITVAPAGKCTWMGDWTYSSAVLGPMVNYGQSMWIAGVGEEATVTYNPEISAVGDVNVFVYLLYWASNQNNQVKYEVHHNGKVDEVVLDPTTLTESSWVYLGTYDFKGTPESEFVKLVCVENENAKANTRASTVMFEIVNSANGGIWQTRYVTPYRSLESIMESANLATLDKFDDMKDHWAHYDVEYMANEGLVSGVSDTEFDPEAKISRAEYVTILDRALGYKLVSGESYPDVPETEWYATYVATAKENGLLNGLPTDDGFKPEQPITRQEMALFTYNAIKQIGRNDEWLSDMPDDYAKFTDTDSVSEWAEEALKYLIKTGIIKGTSETTVSALENATRAQGAVILKRFMQMFVWAGPPTDKEWVLTFNDEFNGTEPDWSVWQSDASAPGHILSSRWPENVEVHDGAMHLVVRREEREGKFWTSGSVWVRTNVFHQKYGYWEARYKYTASPGINNAFWTIYPVSGTGLFELDINEGHYPNKVNTNYHTTVTGERKQHSQGYTSPYDLSADYHTYALEWTPEKLIFYFDGKKLREQENYNANALQSPYLSTAVLNWAGAITDAADGTAQIIDYVRIWQYPEYATDTTMTKIGKPVVGAEPSASGTAPATVAGVTVKEIKVKDQPTDNQTYDGEIIITPELTGTWNESWAIKNCDGKSHKWTNEAGAKSVYPLADVLKGKYKVYMWRTPHLNNIKQMDMLINQNGEDKYLGSMALILGADEKADAGWVLLGECELTGDKNASVNYTCNGTNCRATAIKLVPVH